From a single Eubalaena glacialis isolate mEubGla1 chromosome 15, mEubGla1.1.hap2.+ XY, whole genome shotgun sequence genomic region:
- the AIFM3 gene encoding LOW QUALITY PROTEIN: apoptosis-inducing factor 3 (The sequence of the model RefSeq protein was modified relative to this genomic sequence to represent the inferred CDS: inserted 2 bases in 1 codon; substituted 1 base at 1 genomic stop codon): MAFWRPGENRHSELIGWAGLGAHRSPPRPPAVELKIEVVLPEKDRGKEELSASGKGSPRAYQGNGTACHFHAEERLPAPHPYPGAQDCVEAAVCHIKDLENGQIREVELGWGKVLLVKDNGEFHALGHKCPHYGAPLVKGVLSRGRVRCPWHGACFNISTGDLEDFPGLDSLHKFQVKIEKEKVYVRASKQVRGGLGAQAKERGEKGLWAQKTACAKALWWEGAXRVWQGSRVKGCVVGMRWHWSSRTWPAGMGTGSLAMTPASSCPPLTGHPQALQLQRRTKVMATCISPSAGHSSSTNVLIVGAGAAGLVCAETLRQEGFSDRIVLCTLDRHLPYDRPKLSKSLDAQPEQLALRPKEFFRAHGIEVLTEAQVVTVDVRNKKAVFKDGFKLEYSKLLLAPGSSPKTLSCKGKDVENVFTIRTPEDANRVVRLARGCNAVVVGAGFLGMEVAAYLTEKAHSVSVVELEETPFRRFLGERVGRALMKMFESNRVKFYMQTEVSELRAQEGKLKEVVLKSSKVLRADVCVVGIGAVPATGFLRQSGIGLDSRGFIPVNKMMQTNVPGVFAAGDAVTFPLAWRNNRKVNIPHWQMAHAQGIASPTAAWGRVAAQNMLAQEAEISTVPYLWTAMFSKSLRYAGYGEGFDDVIIQGDLDELKFVAFYTKGDEVISVASMNYDPIVSKVAEVLASGRTIRKREAVCAAQQDWRHVLAHRERILSLHAADSGRHFGASGTEAKPGGQVPTSSSPGAPRAEPEPSQCLPSAAWLTSREASAASRRCSAPKTSSATDGWQWRRDRPCLFFLWDWSPVGPCNILDIILKLKXTHLQICVTSTVIGQTLMREKDDETGTTTDHRTLSVTPRKFGL; this comes from the exons ATGGCTTTCTGGAGGCCCGGGGAAAACCGGCACTCAGAGCTCATTGGGTGGGCCGGGCTGGGGGCTCACCGctcccccccccgcccgcccgcAGTGGAGCTCAAGATCGAGGTGGTGCTGCCCGAGAAGGACCGGGGCAAGGAGGAGCTGTCCGCCAGCGGGAAGGGCAGCCCCCGGGCCTACCAGGGCAACGGCACGGCCTGCCACTTCCATGCAGAGGAACGcctgcccgccccccacccctaccccggCGCCCAGGACTGCGTGGAGGCTGCTGTCTGCCACATCAAGGACCTGGAGAACGGCCA gattCGGGAAGTGGAGCTGGGCTGGGGGAAGGTGTTGCTGGTGAAAGACAACGGGGAGTTCCATGCCCTGGGTCACAAGTGTCCACACTACGGTGCGCCCCTGGTGAAAG GAGTGCTGTCCCGTGGACGGGTGCGCTGCCCCTGGCATGGCGCCTGCTTCAACATCAGCACCGGAGacctggaggacttccctggcctgGACAGTCTGCACAAGTTCCAG GTGAAGATTGAGAAGGAGAAGGTGTACGTCCGGGCCAGCAAGCAGGTGAGGGGGGGGCTTGGGGCTCAGGCAAAAGAGAGAGGTGAGAAGGGCCTCTGGGCCCagaaaacagcatgtgcaaaggccctgtggtgggaggGAGCCTAGCGGGTGTGGCAGGGGAGCAGAGTGAAGGGCTGTGTGGTGGGGATGAGGTGGCACTGGAGCAGCAGGACCTGGCCTGCTGGGATGGGCACAGGGAGCCTGGCAATGACCCCAGCTTCCAGCTGCCCCCCACTCACTGGCCACCCCCAGGCCCTGCAGCTACAGCGAAGGACCAAGGTGATGGCCACGTGCATCTCTCCAAGCGCGGGCCACAGCAGCAGCACCAACGTGCTCATCGTGGGCGCAG GCGCAGCTGGCCTGGTGTGCGCAGAGACGCTGCGGCAGGAGGGCTTCTCAGACAGGATCGTCCTGTGCACCCTGGACCGGCACCTTCCCTACGACCGGCCCAAGCTTAGCAAG TCTCTGGATGCACAGCCGGAGCAGCTGGCCCTGAGGCCCAAGGAGTTCTTCCGAGCCCATGGCATCGAGGTGCTCACTGAGGCCCAG GTGGTCACGGTGGACGTGAGGAACAAGAAGGCCGTGTTCAAGGATGGCTTCAAGCTGGAGTACAGCAAGCTGCTGCTGGCACCCGGGAGCAG CCCTAAGACCCTGAGCTGCAAAGGCAAAGACGTGGAGAATGTGTTCACCATCCGGACGCCCGAGGACGCCAACCGCGTGGTGAGGCTGGCCCGGGGCTGCAACGCTGTGGTCGTGGGAGCCGGCTTCCTGG GGATGGAGGTGGCCGCCTACCTGACTGAGAAGGCCCACTCAGTGTCCGTGGTGGAGCTGGAGGAGACGCCCTTCAGGAGGTTCCTGGGGGAGCGCGTCGGTCGCGCCCTCATGAAG ATGTTTGAGAGCAACCGGGTCAAGTTCTACATGCAGACGGAGGTGTCGGAGCTGCGGGCCCAGGAGGGAAAG CTGAAGGAGGTCGTGCTGAAGAGCAGCAAGGTCTTGCGGGCTGACGTCTGCGTGGTGGGCATTG GTGCAGTGCCCGCCACGGGCTTCCTGAGGCAGAGCGGCATAGGTCTGGATTCCCGAGGCTTCATCCCTGTCAACaag ATGATGCAGACCAATGTCCCGGGAGTGTTTGCAGCTGGCGACGCTGTGACCTTCCCCCTGGCCTGGAGGAACAATCGGAAAGTGAACATCCCACACTGGCAGATGGCTCACGCCCAGGGTATTGCCAGCCCCACGGCAGCTTGGG GGCGCGTGGCGGCCCAGAACATGCTGGCGCAGGAGGCGGAGATCAGCACGGTACCCTACCTGTGGACCGCCATGTTCAGCAAGAGCCTGCGCTACGCGG GGTACGGAGAAGGCTTCGACGACGTCATTATCCAGGGGGATCTGGACGAGCTGAAGTTCGTGGCTTTTTACACTAA AGGCGACGAGGTGATCTCCGTGGCCAGCATGAACTACGATCCCATCGTGTCTAAGGTGGCGGAGGTGCTGGCCTCCGGCCGCACCATCCGGAAGCGGGAG GCTGTTTGTGCTGCACAGCAA GACTGGCGACATGTCCTGGCTCACAGGGAAAGGATCCTGAGCTTGCACGCAGCGGACTCGGGCAGGCATTTTGGGGCGTCAGGGACAGAGGCCAAGCCTGGGGGGCAGGTGCCAACCTCCAGTTCCCCAGGAGCCCCCAGGGCAGAACCTGAGCCCTCTCAGTGCTTGCCTTCGGCTGCCTGGCTCACCTCCCGAGAGGCCTCAGCGGCCTCCAGGAGATGCTCAGCCCCCAAGACGTCCAGTGCCACTGATGGCTGGCAGTGGAGGCGGGACAGAccctgcctcttcttcctctgggactggTCCCCTGTAG